In a genomic window of Streptomyces roseoviridis:
- a CDS encoding enolase C-terminal domain-like protein encodes MDSALCIDDVRLTPILIADPPLLNTQGVHQPFTPRLVVEIVTRGGVTGLGETYGDARYLGPARALAAALPGHPVTHVNGLFALAEEVGDPAMTAGVDERADAGGLRGAQTAAKLRLSVVSAFETACLDALGKTLGLPVHALLGGKVRAEVEYSAYLFYKWGAHPGGAPDAWGEAVDPAGVVEQARRFDRLHGFGSFKLKGGVFPPEEETAAIRALAGEFPGRPLRLDPNGAWSVATSLAVARELGDVLEYLEDPATGTAAMAEVAAGTEVPLATNMCVTAFEEVPEALARGAVRIVLCDHHYWGGLHRTRELAALCRTYGIGLSMHSNTHLGISLAAMTQVAATLPRLDHACDTHYPWQTEDVVTTAPRFRSGRLAVSDAPGLGITLDRDRLADLHRRWAEDDGRMRDRDDAAAMRAAHPEWTPGRW; translated from the coding sequence ATGGATTCAGCGCTGTGCATCGACGACGTCCGGCTGACCCCGATCCTCATCGCCGACCCACCGCTCCTCAACACCCAGGGCGTCCACCAGCCCTTCACTCCCCGGCTCGTGGTGGAGATCGTCACCCGGGGCGGCGTGACCGGCCTCGGCGAGACCTACGGCGACGCCCGCTACCTCGGCCCGGCCCGGGCGCTGGCGGCAGCACTGCCCGGCCATCCGGTCACCCACGTGAACGGACTGTTCGCACTGGCCGAGGAAGTCGGTGACCCGGCCATGACCGCGGGGGTGGACGAGCGGGCCGACGCCGGTGGCCTCCGCGGGGCCCAGACCGCCGCCAAGCTCCGCCTCTCCGTCGTCTCCGCCTTCGAGACCGCCTGTCTGGACGCCCTCGGCAAGACCCTCGGACTGCCCGTCCACGCCCTGCTCGGCGGCAAGGTCCGCGCCGAAGTCGAGTACAGCGCCTACCTCTTCTACAAGTGGGGCGCTCACCCCGGCGGTGCTCCCGACGCGTGGGGCGAGGCCGTCGACCCGGCCGGCGTCGTCGAACAGGCCCGCCGCTTCGACCGCCTCCACGGCTTCGGCTCCTTCAAGCTCAAGGGCGGCGTCTTCCCGCCCGAGGAGGAGACCGCCGCGATCCGCGCCCTCGCCGGGGAGTTCCCCGGCCGCCCGCTGCGCCTCGACCCCAACGGCGCCTGGTCGGTGGCGACCTCCCTCGCCGTGGCCCGTGAACTCGGCGACGTGCTCGAGTACCTGGAGGACCCCGCGACCGGGACGGCCGCGATGGCCGAGGTCGCCGCCGGCACGGAGGTGCCGCTCGCCACCAACATGTGCGTGACCGCCTTCGAGGAGGTGCCGGAGGCCCTCGCCCGGGGTGCGGTACGGATCGTGCTCTGCGACCACCACTACTGGGGCGGGCTGCACCGCACCCGCGAACTGGCCGCCCTGTGCCGCACGTACGGCATCGGGCTCTCCATGCACTCCAACACCCACCTGGGCATCAGCCTCGCCGCCATGACCCAGGTCGCCGCGACCCTGCCCCGGCTCGACCACGCCTGCGACACCCACTACCCGTGGCAGACCGAGGACGTCGTCACCACCGCCCCGCGCTTTCGCTCCGGCCGCCTCGCCGTCTCCGACGCGCCCGGCCTCGGGATCACCCTCGACCGCGACCGGCTCGCCGACCTCCACCGCCGGTGGGCCGAGGACGACGGCCGGATGCGCGACCGCGACGACGCGGCGGCGATGCGGGCGGCGCACCCGGAGTGGACACCGGGGCGCTGGTAG
- a CDS encoding MBL fold metallo-hydrolase, protein MPVTEPYVEALAPNVHAFVQPDGGWCLNNAGFVGDGDESLLVDTAATERRARLLRGAVLDAGFAPPRTIVSTHHHGDHTYGNGVFLPEARIVGHENCRTEQLAAGHQLHLLWPRTDFGRVEITPPHLTYRDRLTLYVGETEVRVIHPGPAHTTGDSIVHLPRQGVVFTGDLVFHGGTPFLPMGSLAGSLRALDLLRALDAPVVVPGHGPVTDPSAYDATERYLRWVRELAAEGRAEGATPLETARRADLGEFAAWRESERLVANLHRAYAELDGLPEGHPLDAAAVFGDMAAMNGGVPVACHA, encoded by the coding sequence GTGCCCGTCACCGAGCCCTATGTCGAGGCGCTCGCGCCGAACGTCCACGCCTTCGTCCAGCCGGACGGCGGCTGGTGCCTGAACAACGCCGGCTTCGTCGGCGACGGCGACGAGAGCCTGCTCGTCGACACCGCCGCCACCGAGCGCCGGGCCCGGCTGCTGCGCGGGGCGGTGCTCGACGCCGGGTTCGCCCCGCCCCGGACGATCGTCTCCACGCACCACCACGGCGACCACACGTACGGCAACGGGGTGTTCCTGCCGGAGGCCCGGATCGTCGGGCACGAGAACTGCCGGACCGAGCAGCTGGCCGCCGGCCACCAGCTGCACCTGCTGTGGCCGCGGACCGACTTCGGCCGGGTCGAGATCACCCCGCCGCACCTGACCTACCGGGACCGGCTGACGCTGTACGTCGGGGAGACCGAGGTGCGGGTGATCCACCCCGGGCCCGCGCACACCACGGGCGACTCGATCGTCCATCTCCCCCGGCAGGGCGTGGTGTTCACCGGCGACCTGGTCTTCCACGGCGGCACGCCGTTCCTGCCGATGGGTTCGCTGGCCGGTTCCCTGCGGGCGCTCGACCTGCTGCGCGCGCTCGACGCGCCCGTGGTGGTGCCCGGCCACGGCCCGGTGACCGACCCCTCCGCGTACGACGCGACCGAACGCTATCTGCGCTGGGTGCGGGAGCTCGCCGCCGAGGGCCGCGCCGAGGGGGCGACGCCGCTGGAGACCGCCCGCCGGGCGGACCTGGGCGAGTTCGCCGCGTGGCGGGAGAGCGAGCGGCTGGTCGCCAACCTGCACCGGGCGTACGCGGAGCTGGACGGCCTGCCGGAGGGGCATCCGCTGGACGCGGCGGCGGTGTTCGGGGACATGGCCGCGATGAACGGCGGGGTGCCGGTGGCCTGCCACGCGTAG
- a CDS encoding DUF202 domain-containing protein, whose protein sequence is MSEAGAAAGRDPGLQPERTRLAWRRTTLSCTVVAVLAGKQAIHDGVTATGLVAAGLSALAWLGFLAVAHRRIQTLGAAVRPLPLSHRGALLAAVCTVAFAGFAVAVVL, encoded by the coding sequence GTGAGCGAGGCCGGAGCGGCGGCGGGCCGGGATCCCGGGCTCCAGCCCGAGCGGACCCGGCTCGCGTGGCGGCGGACGACCCTGTCGTGCACGGTGGTGGCGGTCCTCGCCGGCAAGCAGGCCATCCACGACGGGGTCACGGCGACCGGGCTCGTGGCCGCGGGCCTGTCGGCCCTGGCGTGGCTGGGGTTCCTGGCCGTCGCGCACCGGCGGATCCAGACGCTCGGCGCCGCCGTGCGGCCGCTGCCGCTCTCGCACCGGGGCGCCCTGCTCGCGGCGGTGTGCACGGTGGCGTTCGCGGGCTTCGCGGTCGCGGTGGTGCTCTGA
- a CDS encoding YidH family protein encodes MSDFVQSLRLWFAPQRLREEGETPDYRFSLANERTFLAWIRTALALIGGGFAVDQFLPDLRWGVRVGLALALLAAGVLCALRAVNHWVRCERAMRRGEDLPVSRFPTVLSLAVAVVALAMVVVVVFGWTGR; translated from the coding sequence GTGAGCGACTTCGTACAGAGTCTGCGGCTGTGGTTCGCGCCGCAGCGCCTCCGGGAGGAGGGCGAGACCCCCGACTACCGTTTCTCCCTGGCCAACGAGCGGACCTTCCTCGCGTGGATCCGGACCGCGCTCGCGCTGATCGGCGGCGGTTTCGCCGTGGACCAGTTCCTGCCGGACCTGCGCTGGGGCGTCCGGGTGGGGCTCGCGCTGGCGCTGCTCGCGGCCGGTGTGCTGTGCGCGCTGCGCGCGGTGAACCACTGGGTGCGGTGCGAGCGGGCCATGCGGCGCGGGGAGGACCTGCCCGTCTCCCGCTTCCCGACGGTGCTGAGCCTGGCGGTGGCGGTGGTCGCGCTCGCGATGGTGGTGGTCGTGGTCTTCGGCTGGACCGGACGGTGA
- a CDS encoding NUDIX domain-containing protein — MSAADELIDVVDEDDRVTGRLPRGEVYARGLIHRCAFIQVRDARGRIFVHRRTPTKLVYPSLYDMFVGGVVGAGESYDEAALREAEEELGVSGLPRPVPLLKFLYDSGGVAGKWWSAVYEVRCDLPVSPQVEEVAWHAFLPEEELAARLAEWEWVPDGLAAYERLRARRGR, encoded by the coding sequence ATGAGCGCCGCTGACGAACTGATCGACGTCGTCGACGAGGACGACCGGGTGACCGGACGGCTCCCGCGCGGTGAGGTGTACGCGCGGGGCCTGATCCACCGCTGCGCCTTCATCCAGGTGCGGGACGCCCGGGGGAGGATCTTCGTCCACCGCAGGACCCCCACGAAGCTCGTCTACCCCTCCCTCTACGACATGTTCGTCGGCGGGGTGGTCGGCGCGGGCGAGTCCTACGACGAGGCCGCGCTGCGCGAGGCCGAGGAGGAACTGGGCGTGTCCGGGCTGCCCCGGCCGGTGCCGCTGCTGAAGTTCCTGTACGACTCCGGGGGCGTGGCCGGGAAGTGGTGGTCGGCCGTGTACGAGGTGCGCTGCGACCTGCCCGTGAGCCCGCAGGTGGAGGAGGTGGCCTGGCACGCCTTCCTGCCGGAGGAGGAGCTGGCGGCCCGGCTCGCCGAGTGGGAGTGGGTGCCCGACGGCCTCGCCGCGTACGAGCGGCTGCGCGCGCGCCGGGGCCGCTGA
- a CDS encoding glucose 1-dehydrogenase, whose translation MNDLTGKTVLITGGARGLGAEAARQAVAAGANVVLTDVLDEEGGATAAGLGERARFLHHDVTSEEEWAAAVAYATAEFGALHGLVNNAGIATGAFLEAESVEHFRRVVDINLTGVFIGMKTVIPAMREAGGGSIVNISSAAGLMGLALTAGYGASKWGVRGLTKTGAVELGTSRIRVNSVHPGMTYTPMTASVGIEQGEGRYPNTPMGRVGEAHEIAGAVVFLLSDAASYVTGAELAVDGGWSAGPTVKYVMGQ comes from the coding sequence ATGAACGACCTCACCGGCAAGACCGTCCTGATCACCGGCGGCGCCCGCGGCCTCGGCGCCGAGGCCGCCCGCCAGGCCGTGGCCGCCGGCGCGAACGTCGTCCTCACCGACGTCCTCGACGAGGAGGGCGGGGCGACCGCGGCCGGGCTCGGCGAGCGGGCCCGCTTCCTCCACCACGACGTGACCTCCGAGGAGGAGTGGGCCGCGGCCGTCGCGTACGCGACGGCGGAGTTCGGCGCGCTGCACGGCCTGGTGAACAACGCCGGCATCGCGACCGGCGCCTTCCTGGAAGCCGAGTCCGTCGAGCACTTCCGCAGGGTCGTCGACATCAACCTCACCGGTGTCTTCATCGGGATGAAGACCGTCATCCCCGCGATGAGGGAGGCCGGCGGCGGGTCGATCGTCAACATCTCCTCCGCCGCGGGTCTGATGGGCCTGGCGCTGACCGCCGGTTACGGCGCCTCCAAGTGGGGCGTGCGCGGTCTGACGAAGACCGGCGCTGTGGAGCTCGGCACCTCCCGGATCCGCGTCAACTCCGTGCACCCCGGCATGACGTACACCCCGATGACCGCCTCCGTGGGCATCGAACAGGGCGAGGGCCGGTACCCCAACACCCCGATGGGACGGGTCGGCGAGGCCCACGAGATCGCGGGCGCGGTCGTCTTCCTGCTCTCGGACGCCGCCTCGTACGTGACGGGGGCGGAGTTGGCCGTGGACGGCGGCTGGAGCGCCGGCCCGACGGTGAAGTACGTCATGGGGCAGTGA
- a CDS encoding FAD-binding dehydrogenase: MSHDAYDADAIVIGAGLAGLVATAELVDAGRSVILLDQEPEQSIGGQAHWSFGGLFLVDSPEQRRMRIRDSHALALQDWLGTAGFDRPEDAWPRRWAEAYVDFAAGEKRAWLRGMGVRFFPVVGWAERGGYDANGHGNSVPRFHITWGTGPGLVAPFERRVREGVARGLVRFRFRHRVTGLARTAGAVDTVTGEVLAPSDVPRGTASGREVTGDFSYRAQAVIVTSGGIGGNHDLVREQWPERLGTPPARMLSGVPAHVDGLMLGIAEDAGAHHINRDRMWHYTEGIENWNPIWARHGIRILPGPSSLWLDATGRRLPVPLFPGFDTLGTLEHIMRTGHDHTWFVLDQKIIGKEFALSGSEQNPDLTGKSVRDVLVRARADVPGPVRAFMDKGADFVVERDLAALVRGMNRLTGEDLIDEAALRREITARDREIANPFTKDLQVMAIRGARRYLGDKLIRTAAPHRVLDPKAGPLIAVRLHILTRKSLGGLETDLSSRVLDPSGQPLPGLYAAGEAAGFGGGGVHGYRSLEGTFLGGCLFSGRAAGRTAAEAVG; this comes from the coding sequence ATGTCTCATGATGCGTACGACGCCGATGCCATCGTGATCGGGGCCGGCCTCGCCGGTCTCGTCGCCACCGCCGAACTGGTCGACGCGGGCCGCTCGGTGATCCTGCTCGACCAGGAACCCGAGCAGTCGATCGGCGGCCAGGCCCACTGGTCCTTCGGCGGCCTGTTCCTCGTCGACTCGCCCGAACAGCGCCGCATGCGCATCCGCGACAGCCACGCCCTCGCCCTCCAGGACTGGCTCGGCACCGCCGGCTTCGACCGGCCCGAGGACGCCTGGCCGAGGCGATGGGCCGAGGCGTACGTCGACTTCGCGGCCGGCGAGAAGCGCGCCTGGCTGCGCGGCATGGGCGTCCGCTTCTTCCCGGTCGTCGGCTGGGCCGAGCGCGGCGGCTACGACGCCAACGGGCACGGCAACTCCGTCCCCCGCTTCCACATCACCTGGGGCACCGGCCCCGGCCTCGTCGCGCCCTTCGAGCGGCGGGTGCGCGAGGGCGTCGCCCGCGGCCTGGTCCGCTTCCGCTTCCGCCACCGGGTGACCGGCCTGGCCCGCACCGCGGGCGCGGTCGACACCGTCACCGGCGAGGTCCTGGCCCCCTCCGACGTCCCGCGCGGCACGGCCAGCGGCCGGGAGGTCACCGGCGACTTCTCCTACCGGGCACAGGCGGTGATCGTCACCTCCGGCGGCATCGGCGGCAACCACGACCTGGTGCGCGAGCAGTGGCCCGAACGCCTCGGCACCCCGCCCGCCCGCATGCTCTCCGGCGTCCCCGCCCACGTCGACGGCCTGATGCTCGGCATCGCCGAGGACGCCGGCGCCCACCACATCAACCGCGACCGGATGTGGCACTACACCGAGGGCATCGAGAACTGGAACCCGATCTGGGCCCGCCACGGCATCCGCATCCTGCCCGGCCCGTCCTCCCTCTGGCTCGACGCGACCGGCAGGCGGCTGCCCGTACCGCTCTTCCCCGGCTTCGACACCCTCGGCACCCTCGAACACATCATGCGGACCGGCCACGACCACACCTGGTTCGTGCTCGACCAGAAGATCATCGGCAAGGAGTTCGCGCTCTCCGGCTCCGAGCAGAACCCCGACCTCACGGGCAAGTCCGTCCGCGACGTCCTCGTCCGCGCCCGCGCCGACGTCCCCGGCCCGGTGAGGGCCTTCATGGACAAGGGCGCCGACTTCGTCGTCGAGCGGGACCTCGCCGCCCTGGTGCGCGGCATGAACCGGCTCACCGGCGAGGACCTGATCGACGAGGCCGCGCTGCGCCGGGAGATCACCGCCCGCGACCGCGAGATCGCCAACCCCTTCACCAAGGACCTCCAGGTCATGGCGATCCGCGGCGCCCGCCGCTACCTGGGGGACAAGCTGATCCGCACGGCCGCCCCGCACCGCGTCCTCGACCCCAAGGCCGGCCCGCTGATCGCCGTCCGCCTCCACATCCTCACCCGCAAGTCCCTCGGCGGCCTGGAGACCGACCTCTCCTCCCGGGTCCTCGACCCGTCCGGACAGCCGCTGCCGGGCCTGTACGCGGCGGGCGAGGCGGCCGGCTTCGGCGGCGGCGGCGTCCACGGCTACCGCTCCCTCGAAGGCACCTTCCTCGGCGGCTGCCTCTTCTCGGGGCGAGCGGCGGGACGGACGGCGGCTGAGGCGGTGGGCTGA
- a CDS encoding HEAT repeat domain-containing protein, whose protein sequence is MRGLFKRWGRGAGSQTAEGATAGRDINMFSNVAGPVYVGIEPPSPPPEFDDAVTRYAARVRQRYGRLDLEVLTPLREQGEHPVVPLRDVFVPQSVRADPPPVELPRELLRRLEDPTEAEVHELPPGVDRETVERVREAYRRRPPQPVLDVLSAPENDHVVLLGDPGAGKSTLSRYLALALTAPDPVPGLEPLHGRLPLILELRGYAQAAWRERSFEDYLAHQYETEALGLPAALLSAVLAGEAPRTALVIFEGLDELFETDLRDAVTRRIAGFAARHPSARVLVTSRGHGYQRAVLDGAGFADFMLQDLDREQIGAFVGQWFAVARPEDPEGARRLIERVTSAVDGSRSVRELAGNPLVLTILAIIGRRRELPRDRRRVYEHAVDVLVEQWDPSKYLKDRRVEEHLPYLSADDKLELLRLIARGMQTGQGGVAGNHIAGPDLITCFEDYLKDRYALPPDRAATAARIMLDQFRHRNFVLSRFGGEIYGFVHRAFLEHLAAEDLAHRFDQERALSEDELQELFAAKAEDPAWHETLLLLAGMLDERIVGGVIDRLLAPRVPAPLLTDEDERAAAGLPFAARCLAEVRRPALLARQALLLVDRLIRLLELCREYDVGFDLDSPGLQDIARALAGLDEQVQARRRYLEWHDAWSRGNEARGRSAVFHGVGWEAAEIRLHLLRAGPEPWPAAVRREALGHPDPCTRAVAAFKAVDAGLPGRWELLREIVARDPHAGVREIMAGEQLGYDPDPGERTVPFLLGRLREEADPRVRVALVTGLVRTALKSPEAHAWLLRTLRAGDAETHLAAVGGITVDQMSDPEIQEALLDAARDGTPDVRASALGAVSLLPRAAGEQVLLDLAGSLAGQATEPHVHLAALETLARLSDRHPQARRIVLERARHDPDPRVRSGIAQFVGRLPGWHEAPDLFLDLALGDPDHDVRADALRAWRRAPLEGADALTAVVAWTRVGETPRIRTAAVDLLLRFTDPEVTDLVERLATADESPEVRAALLARFLGRADAARGVRRVRDRAAADPGPVVRAAALELLRDRCRDPETTDLARDRAENDEDPGVRISALRVLADLGRDDPRTPALLRTAAARDVSADVRGQAARLLGILERGSR, encoded by the coding sequence ATGAGGGGACTGTTCAAGCGCTGGGGCCGGGGCGCGGGCAGCCAGACCGCCGAGGGCGCCACGGCGGGCCGCGACATCAACATGTTCAGCAACGTCGCGGGACCCGTGTACGTGGGGATCGAACCCCCGTCGCCCCCGCCGGAGTTCGACGACGCCGTCACCCGCTACGCCGCCCGCGTGCGCCAGCGCTACGGCCGCCTCGACCTGGAGGTCCTCACCCCCCTCCGGGAACAGGGCGAACACCCCGTCGTGCCGCTCCGCGACGTCTTCGTCCCCCAGTCCGTACGGGCCGACCCGCCGCCCGTCGAGCTGCCGCGGGAACTGCTGCGTCGGCTCGAGGACCCCACCGAGGCCGAGGTCCACGAACTGCCGCCGGGCGTCGACCGGGAGACGGTCGAACGGGTCCGTGAGGCGTACCGGCGGCGGCCCCCGCAACCGGTCCTCGACGTCCTGAGCGCTCCGGAGAACGACCACGTCGTCCTGCTCGGCGACCCCGGCGCGGGCAAGTCCACCCTGTCCCGTTACCTGGCGCTGGCCCTGACCGCCCCGGACCCCGTGCCGGGCCTGGAGCCGCTGCACGGCCGGCTGCCGCTGATCCTCGAACTCCGCGGCTACGCACAGGCCGCCTGGCGCGAGCGGAGCTTCGAGGACTACCTCGCCCACCAGTACGAGACGGAGGCCCTCGGCCTCCCGGCCGCGCTGCTGTCCGCCGTGCTCGCGGGGGAAGCGCCCCGCACGGCTCTCGTGATCTTCGAAGGACTCGACGAACTCTTCGAGACGGACCTCCGGGACGCGGTCACCCGCCGCATCGCTGGTTTCGCCGCCCGCCACCCCTCGGCCCGCGTCCTCGTCACCTCGCGCGGCCACGGCTACCAGCGCGCGGTCCTCGACGGCGCGGGCTTCGCCGACTTCATGCTCCAGGACCTCGACCGCGAGCAGATCGGCGCCTTCGTCGGACAGTGGTTCGCCGTGGCCCGCCCCGAGGACCCCGAGGGCGCCCGCAGGCTGATCGAGCGGGTCACCTCCGCCGTCGACGGCTCCAGGTCCGTACGGGAACTCGCGGGCAACCCGCTCGTCCTCACGATTCTCGCCATCATCGGGCGTCGCCGCGAACTGCCGCGTGACCGGCGCCGAGTCTACGAGCACGCCGTGGACGTCCTGGTCGAGCAGTGGGACCCCAGCAAGTACCTCAAGGACCGCCGGGTCGAGGAACACCTGCCGTATCTGAGCGCGGACGACAAGCTGGAACTCCTGCGCCTCATTGCCCGTGGCATGCAGACCGGTCAGGGCGGCGTCGCCGGCAACCACATCGCGGGCCCCGACCTCATCACGTGCTTCGAGGACTACCTCAAGGACCGCTACGCCCTGCCGCCCGACCGCGCGGCGACCGCCGCCCGCATCATGCTGGACCAGTTCCGCCACCGGAACTTCGTCCTCAGCCGCTTCGGCGGCGAGATCTACGGCTTCGTCCACCGCGCCTTCCTGGAACACCTGGCGGCGGAGGACCTCGCCCACCGCTTCGACCAGGAGCGCGCGCTGTCCGAGGACGAGCTCCAGGAGCTCTTCGCCGCCAAGGCCGAGGACCCCGCCTGGCACGAGACCCTGCTGCTCCTCGCGGGGATGCTCGACGAGCGCATCGTGGGGGGCGTCATCGATCGGCTGCTCGCCCCGCGGGTGCCGGCCCCTTTGCTGACCGACGAGGACGAACGGGCGGCGGCGGGACTGCCCTTCGCGGCCCGCTGCCTCGCCGAGGTCCGCCGGCCCGCGCTTCTGGCTCGCCAGGCCCTGCTGCTCGTGGACCGGCTGATCCGACTCCTGGAGCTCTGCCGGGAGTACGACGTGGGTTTTGATCTGGACAGTCCCGGTCTGCAGGACATCGCCCGGGCCCTCGCCGGACTCGACGAGCAGGTCCAGGCGCGCCGGCGCTATCTGGAGTGGCACGACGCGTGGAGCCGGGGCAACGAGGCAAGGGGGCGGAGCGCCGTCTTCCATGGCGTGGGCTGGGAGGCCGCCGAGATCCGCCTCCACCTGCTGCGGGCCGGACCCGAACCCTGGCCCGCCGCCGTACGGCGCGAGGCGCTGGGCCACCCCGATCCGTGCACCCGGGCGGTCGCGGCCTTCAAGGCGGTCGACGCCGGTCTGCCGGGACGGTGGGAGCTCCTGCGTGAGATCGTGGCCCGCGATCCGCATGCCGGCGTGCGGGAGATCATGGCCGGCGAACAGCTGGGCTACGACCCGGACCCGGGGGAGCGGACGGTGCCCTTCCTGCTCGGCCGGCTCCGCGAGGAAGCCGACCCCCGAGTACGAGTGGCGCTGGTCACGGGGCTGGTGAGAACGGCACTGAAGTCACCGGAGGCGCACGCGTGGCTGCTCCGCACCCTGCGGGCGGGCGACGCCGAGACCCACCTGGCCGCCGTCGGCGGGATCACCGTGGACCAGATGAGCGACCCGGAGATCCAGGAGGCCCTGCTCGACGCCGCGCGGGACGGGACACCGGACGTGCGGGCGAGCGCCCTCGGCGCGGTCTCGCTCCTGCCCCGCGCGGCGGGCGAACAGGTCCTGCTCGATCTAGCCGGCTCCCTGGCCGGGCAGGCCACGGAGCCGCACGTACATCTGGCGGCCCTGGAGACGCTGGCACGTCTTTCGGACCGTCACCCGCAGGCCCGCCGGATCGTCCTCGAACGGGCACGCCACGACCCCGACCCGCGGGTCAGGAGCGGGATCGCCCAGTTCGTCGGCCGGCTGCCGGGCTGGCACGAAGCGCCGGACCTCTTCCTCGATCTGGCACTCGGCGATCCGGATCACGACGTCCGTGCCGATGCCCTGCGCGCGTGGCGTCGCGCCCCCCTCGAAGGAGCCGACGCGCTCACCGCCGTCGTCGCGTGGACCCGCGTGGGCGAGACACCGCGCATCCGCACGGCCGCCGTCGACCTGCTGCTCCGCTTCACGGACCCGGAGGTGACCGACCTCGTCGAGCGGCTCGCCACGGCCGACGAGAGTCCCGAGGTGCGGGCGGCCCTGCTCGCCCGGTTCCTCGGCCGGGCCGACGCCGCCCGGGGCGTCCGCCGCGTCCGCGACCGGGCCGCCGCCGACCCCGGCCCCGTCGTCCGCGCCGCCGCCCTGGAGCTGCTCCGTGACCGGTGCCGCGACCCGGAGACGACGGACCTGGCCCGCGACCGCGCCGAGAACGACGAGGACCCGGGCGTACGGATCTCCGCACTCCGGGTCCTCGCCGATCTGGGCCGCGACGATCCGCGGACGCCGGCTCTGCTCCGTACCGCGGCGGCCCGGGACGTCTCGGCCGACGTCCGGGGCCAGGCCGCGCGGCTCCTCGGGATCCTGGAGCGGGGGAGCCGTTAG